The Macaca fascicularis isolate 582-1 chromosome 1, T2T-MFA8v1.1 genome includes a window with the following:
- the UBE2Q1 gene encoding ubiquitin-conjugating enzyme E2 Q1, giving the protein MQQPQPQGQQQPGPGQQLGGQGAAPGAGGGPGGGPGPGPCLRRELKLLESIFHRGHERFRIASACLDELSCEFLLAGAGGAGAGAAPGPHLPPRGSVPGDPVRIHCNITESYPAVPPIWSVESDDPNLAAVLERLVDIKKGNTLLLQHLKRIISDLCKLYNLPQHPDVEMLDQPLPAEQCTQEDVSSEDEDEEMPEDTEDLDHYEMKEEEPAEGKKSEDDGIGKENLAILEKIKKNQRQDYLNGAVSGSVQATDRLMKELRDIYRSQSFKGGNYAVELVNDSLYDWNVKLLKVDQDSALHNDLQILKEKEGADFILLNFSFKDNFPFDPPFVRVVSPVLSGGYVLGGGAICMELLTKQGWSSAYSIESVIMQISATLVKGKARVQFGANKSQYSLTRAQQSYKSLVQIHEKNGWYTPPKEDG; this is encoded by the exons ATGCAGCAGCCGCAGCCGCAGGGGCAGCAGCAGCCGGGGCCGGGGCAGCAGCTGGGGGGCCAGGGGGCGGCGCCGGGGGCCGGGGGCGGCCCAGGGGGGGGCCCGGGGCCGGGGCCCTGCCTGAGGCGAGAGCTGAAGCTGCTCGAGTCCATCTTCCACCGCGGCCACGAGCGCTTCCGCATTGCCAGCGCCTGCCTGGACGAGCTGAGCTGCGAGTTCCTGCTGGCTGGGGCCGGAGGGGCCGGGGCGGGGGCCGCGCCTGGACCGCATCTCCCCCCACGGGGGTCGGTGCCTGGGGATCCTGTCCGCATCCACTGCAACATCACG GAGTCATATCCTGCTGTGCCCCCCATCTGGTCGGTGGAGTCTGATGACCCTAACTTGGCTGCTGTCTTGGAGAGGCTGGTGGACATAAAGAAAGGGAATACTCTG CTATTGCAGCATCTGAAGAGGATCATCTCCGACCTGTGTAAACTCTATAACCTCCCTCAGCATCCAGATGTGGAGATGCTGGATCAACCCTTGCCAGCAGAGCAG TGCACACAGGAAGACGTGTCTTCAGAAGATGAAGATGAGGAGATGCCTGAG GACACAGAAGACTTAGATCActatgaaatgaaagaggaagagCCAGCTGAGGGCAAGAAATCTGAAGATGATGGCATTGGAAAAGAAAACTTGGCCATcctagagaaaattaaaaagaaccagAGGCAAGATTACTTAAAT GGTGCAGTGTCTGGCTCGGTGCAGGCCACTGACCGGCTGATGAAGGAGCTCAGGGATATATACCGATCACAGAGTTTCAAAGGCG GAAACTATGCAGTCGAACTCGTGAATGACAGTCTGTATGATTGGAATGTCAAACTCCTCAA GGTTGACCAGGACAGCGCTTTGCACAACGATCTCCAGAtcctcaaagagaaagaaggagctGACTTCATCCTACTTAACTTTTCCTTTAAA gaTAACTTTCCCTTTGACCCACCATTTGTCAGGGTTGTGTCTCCAGTCCTCTCTGGAGG GTATGTTCTGGGCGGAGGGGCCATCTGCATGGAACTTCTCACCAAACAG GGCTGGAGCAGTGCCTACTCCATAGAGTCAGTGATCATGCAGATCAGTGCCACACTGGTGAAGGGGAAAGCACGAGTGCAGTTTGGAGCCAACAAA TCTCAATACAGTCTGACAAGAGCACAGCAGTCCTACAAGTCCTTGGTGCAGATCCACGAAAAAAACG GCTGGTACACACCCCCAAAGGAAGACGGCTAA